One window from the genome of Gemmatimonadota bacterium encodes:
- a CDS encoding alpha/beta hydrolase, with protein MSKFVSFLFVVLLFQSVDAQQPQQPQQQNRRQQRTVTVEQIMKQVPEGVTFIPDIAYREGNEAWKLDLAMPTERGDTPRPALVFIHGGGWRGGDKRRGGFLRPTISYAAKGYVCVTVNYRMLDEAPITACVEDVKNAVRWLRAHAEEYNIDPERIGASGNSAGAHLAVMLGVCPPSAGLEGDGPYQEYSSMVQAVVASATPTDFLSAMSDRQRNQQRARPPRKNELRLESEAVRAKASPVTYASADAPPILLVHAISDRTVGVYHSDKLVSALREAGAKNVSYILLGDESGHGAFQRNIAFTEPAREAFFNRVLKAK; from the coding sequence ATGTCCAAATTTGTCAGTTTTCTGTTCGTTGTTTTGCTGTTCCAATCTGTTGATGCACAGCAACCACAACAGCCACAACAACAAAACCGACGTCAGCAACGCACAGTTACCGTGGAGCAAATTATGAAACAGGTACCCGAAGGTGTGACTTTTATTCCGGATATTGCGTATCGCGAAGGGAACGAGGCGTGGAAACTCGATCTCGCTATGCCCACAGAGCGCGGCGATACGCCCCGTCCAGCCCTTGTTTTTATCCATGGCGGTGGGTGGAGAGGTGGGGATAAACGTCGGGGAGGTTTTCTTCGTCCTACTATCAGCTATGCAGCCAAGGGCTATGTTTGTGTGACGGTGAACTATCGGATGCTCGATGAAGCGCCTATTACCGCGTGTGTTGAGGATGTGAAGAATGCGGTGCGCTGGTTGCGCGCCCATGCCGAGGAGTACAATATTGATCCCGAACGGATTGGCGCGAGTGGAAATTCCGCTGGCGCGCATCTGGCTGTTATGCTCGGTGTGTGTCCGCCTTCAGCCGGTCTTGAGGGGGATGGGCCATACCAGGAGTATTCCAGTATGGTTCAGGCTGTTGTGGCGAGTGCTACACCGACCGACTTTCTGTCTGCTATGAGTGATCGCCAACGCAATCAGCAGCGAGCACGTCCTCCTCGCAAAAACGAGCTTAGACTGGAATCCGAAGCGGTTCGCGCCAAAGCCTCTCCTGTGACTTATGCCTCGGCCGATGCACCGCCTATTTTGCTCGTTCACGCAATATCTGATCGCACGGTTGGTGTCTATCATTCGGATAAGTTGGTCAGCGCGCTGCGAGAAGCCGGTGCCAAGAATGTCAGTTATATTCTCCTGGGCGACGAGAGTGGACACGGTGCTTTTCAGCGCAATATCGCGTTTACTGAACCGGCTCGTGAAGCTTTTTTTAATCGCGTGTTAAAGGCAAAATAA
- a CDS encoding L-rhamnonate dehydratase (catalyzes the formation of 2-keto-3-deoxy-L-rhamnonate from L-rhamnonate), protein MKIKSVEVVRVERPDASQVSTGSGTTLAASTGAAPRTKGYRKAWPSQIEVANPMSKFPRFKARRQLYGARQWPRFSVKVTAEDGTWGLGTSAGRPVAMVVEDAFAHILEGESCLAIEKLWDMMFRVSKSFGTVGIASLAISAVDLALWDLAGKLQGKPVYELLGGPVRDRLFVYATGDDVDWYKELGFRAFKLPCQYGPVDGLWGLGENERRIAEIRELIGDDCDLMLDCYMALDVEYTARLANRLRPYNLRWMEECLIPEDVGGHIELKKRLPWLTLASGEHFYTPYPYQLMIENRCLDILQPDIQWVGGLTACVKICNMAAAAGLEVCLHGGGRDAYGQHLSWAMPNTPWCEYFIGSDPGVPLEEVAQPGARVPRNSYLEFAPTGPGFDLGIEEDWLVPF, encoded by the coding sequence ATGAAAATCAAATCCGTCGAAGTCGTTCGCGTTGAACGGCCAGATGCAAGCCAGGTCTCAACGGGTTCTGGTACGACGCTCGCTGCTTCAACAGGTGCAGCCCCGAGGACAAAGGGGTATAGAAAGGCGTGGCCCTCGCAGATAGAGGTGGCAAATCCGATGTCTAAGTTCCCGCGGTTTAAGGCGCGGCGTCAGCTTTACGGTGCCAGACAGTGGCCCAGGTTTTCGGTTAAGGTGACTGCCGAAGACGGGACCTGGGGCCTCGGCACGTCGGCGGGACGTCCGGTTGCTATGGTGGTGGAAGATGCTTTTGCGCATATACTGGAAGGGGAGAGTTGTCTGGCTATTGAAAAGCTGTGGGATATGATGTTTCGCGTGTCCAAATCTTTTGGGACTGTGGGGATTGCCTCGTTGGCGATTAGTGCTGTGGATCTGGCGCTTTGGGATCTGGCGGGGAAATTGCAGGGCAAGCCGGTTTATGAGCTTCTGGGCGGTCCGGTGCGCGATCGTTTGTTTGTGTATGCGACGGGTGATGATGTGGATTGGTACAAAGAGTTGGGGTTTCGGGCGTTTAAGTTGCCCTGTCAATACGGTCCGGTTGATGGGTTGTGGGGGTTGGGGGAGAACGAGAGGCGAATAGCCGAGATCCGCGAGTTGATCGGCGATGATTGCGATCTCATGCTCGATTGTTATATGGCTTTGGATGTGGAATATACCGCGCGTTTGGCCAATCGCCTGCGCCCTTATAATCTGCGCTGGATGGAAGAGTGCCTGATTCCCGAAGATGTTGGCGGGCATATTGAACTCAAGAAACGCCTGCCGTGGTTGACGCTTGCCAGTGGCGAGCATTTTTACACGCCGTATCCCTACCAGTTGATGATCGAAAATCGGTGTCTCGATATTCTCCAGCCCGATATTCAGTGGGTGGGCGGTTTGACTGCTTGTGTCAAAATTTGTAATATGGCTGCTGCTGCGGGTCTGGAGGTTTGTCTGCACGGCGGGGGACGCGATGCGTACGGTCAGCATTTGAGCTGGGCAATGCCCAATACCCCCTGGTGTGAGTATTTTATCGGTTCTGATCCGGGGGTGCCGCTTGAAGAGGTGGCACAACCCGGAGCGCGCGTACCGCGCAATAGCTATCTGGAGTTTGCGCCGACGGGTCCGGGTTTTGATCTGGGGATTGAAGAGGATTGGTTGGTGCCGTTTTAA
- a CDS encoding 3-keto-5-aminohexanoate cleavage protein: MDKTIISVAVVGSGPTKDMNPAVPYTPKEIAEAAIECHKAGAAITHIHVRDPETGIVCSRIELFKEVVDRIRQACDIAINLTTSGGNIKGENIIEERLEPVTLKPEICSLDIGSLNFGTRVFMNPPEWGVAAAKRMREHRVKPEIEVFDAGHIRQARYMIEEGLFEDPPFIQLCMGPGWGIEATPENLVFMKSLLPPDVIWSALGVGKGQLPMITMAFLMGGHIRVGFEDNIYLRRGVLLKSNAQMVDLAASIVEKLQGEIATPDDAREMLGLTYPG, from the coding sequence ATGGATAAGACAATTATTTCAGTGGCGGTTGTGGGGTCGGGTCCTACGAAGGATATGAATCCGGCTGTGCCTTATACGCCAAAGGAGATTGCAGAAGCGGCTATCGAGTGCCATAAGGCGGGTGCGGCTATTACGCATATCCATGTGCGCGATCCCGAGACGGGTATTGTGTGTTCGCGGATTGAGCTTTTTAAGGAGGTGGTGGATCGGATTCGGCAAGCTTGCGATATTGCGATTAATCTGACGACGAGTGGAGGCAATATTAAAGGGGAAAATATTATTGAAGAACGGCTTGAGCCAGTTACGCTAAAACCCGAGATTTGCTCTCTGGATATCGGCTCGTTGAATTTTGGCACTCGGGTGTTTATGAATCCACCGGAATGGGGTGTTGCCGCGGCAAAGCGCATGCGCGAGCATCGCGTCAAGCCGGAGATCGAGGTTTTTGATGCCGGTCATATCCGCCAGGCGCGGTATATGATTGAGGAGGGGTTGTTCGAAGATCCCCCGTTTATCCAATTGTGTATGGGTCCCGGATGGGGTATTGAAGCCACACCCGAGAATCTGGTTTTTATGAAGAGTCTTTTGCCGCCCGATGTGATCTGGTCCGCTCTGGGCGTGGGAAAAGGACAGTTGCCGATGATTACCATGGCTTTTCTCATGGGTGGGCATATACGGGTGGGTTTTGAAGATAATATTTATCTTCGGAGAGGTGTTTTGCTCAAGAGCAATGCACAGATGGTCGATCTCGCGGCGAGTATCGTGGAGAAACTTCAGGGCGAGATTGCCACGCCAGATGATGCCCGGGAGATGCTGGGGCTTACGTATCCGGGGTAA
- a CDS encoding helix-turn-helix transcriptional regulator, whose product MGLLNWRETLDVSTFGNALASYRTGEEKSQRAFADFLGISPQSLCDIEKERRVPSPSRAAKIARQLGEPEKFWVQLALQDMLRKENLNLVVSID is encoded by the coding sequence ATGGGACTTCTGAACTGGCGAGAGACTTTGGATGTCTCAACATTTGGAAATGCCTTGGCCAGCTATCGAACAGGAGAAGAAAAGAGCCAGCGAGCGTTTGCTGATTTTTTGGGAATCTCCCCTCAAAGCCTTTGTGATATAGAAAAGGAAAGAAGAGTCCCAAGCCCCAGCAGAGCAGCCAAAATAGCCAGACAACTCGGCGAGCCAGAAAAATTCTGGGTTCAGCTTGCACTACAGGACATGCTTCGAAAAGAAAATTTGAACCTCGTCGTTTCTATTGATTGA
- a CDS encoding type II toxin-antitoxin system VapC family toxin: protein MRLQRVYVDTSVIGGCHDDEFATWSNGLMKDFRLGNFRPVVSEVVDAEVRDAPEPIRDIYSELLTLEPEFLNATEEAVQLAEIYLERQILTDRFFDDALHIALASVAEVDVLVSWNFRHIVHFDKIRLFTAVNIERGYKPLQIYSPREVTNYGDEKDV from the coding sequence ATGAGATTACAGCGTGTATATGTTGATACTTCTGTCATTGGCGGCTGCCATGATGATGAGTTTGCCACCTGGTCAAACGGCTTGATGAAAGATTTCCGTTTGGGTAACTTCCGGCCGGTCGTATCCGAAGTCGTTGACGCAGAGGTTCGGGATGCCCCTGAGCCTATTCGAGATATTTATTCAGAACTTTTGACTCTGGAGCCTGAATTTCTCAACGCTACAGAAGAAGCCGTGCAACTTGCTGAAATCTACCTGGAAAGACAGATTCTGACAGACAGATTCTTCGATGATGCCCTGCATATCGCTTTAGCTTCGGTTGCAGAAGTCGATGTGTTGGTTAGCTGGAACTTCAGGCATATCGTACACTTCGACAAGATACGTCTGTTCACCGCTGTGAACATTGAGCGTGGCTATAAACCATTACAGATATACTCTCCGCGTGAGGTGACCAATTATGGAGACGAAAAAGACGTTTGA
- a CDS encoding polysaccharide lyase 6 family protein, translating to MTLSELETRVAEAQPGDVITLADGMYDGERCRLEARGAADQPIVIRAENMGRAVVKAPLLVVGDYISFVGLHFVEKGSVEVRGRGCRISRCVMTDVQVGKWIRVRAESREVEIDRCRFENKTNNLEETRGCQLMQIYVRNQGERHLVHHNYFVDVPDGKESNGYETLQLITEGNPYDPEPGDCETVIEYNLFVRCSGEAEIISVKSNGNILRRNTFRDCRGALVLRHGDGNVVSENFFFGEGERRAGGVRLQGTDQVVVNNLFHSLNAFGVGMMDGASDDLYVRVARALIAFNTFVGCSPAMVVGLNHSRYPNGTAPVDCVIANNAFVRSDGTVRLVQDDEPVNWRWEGNVTDGDLGMPARDGIKTGRVDVAYLPNGVVAPAESSGLIGNAEGHYPEITTDVLGHSRGERKTIGCVEFPTGTEDGGPLTAADVGSGW from the coding sequence ATGACTCTATCTGAGCTTGAAACGCGGGTGGCTGAGGCGCAGCCGGGCGATGTGATTACGCTGGCCGATGGCATGTATGATGGTGAGAGGTGCAGGCTCGAGGCGAGGGGGGCTGCAGATCAGCCGATTGTTATTCGGGCTGAGAATATGGGGCGGGCGGTTGTAAAGGCACCGCTGCTGGTGGTGGGAGATTATATCAGTTTTGTGGGGCTGCACTTTGTGGAGAAGGGGAGTGTGGAAGTCAGGGGGCGGGGTTGTCGCATAAGTCGCTGTGTGATGACGGATGTTCAGGTTGGCAAGTGGATACGGGTGAGGGCGGAGAGCCGGGAGGTTGAGATTGATCGCTGCCGGTTTGAGAATAAGACCAATAATCTCGAGGAGACGCGCGGCTGCCAGTTGATGCAGATTTACGTTCGGAATCAGGGCGAGAGGCACCTTGTTCATCACAATTATTTTGTGGATGTTCCGGATGGTAAGGAGAGCAATGGATACGAGACGCTTCAGCTTATTACGGAGGGGAATCCGTACGATCCGGAGCCGGGCGATTGTGAGACGGTGATTGAGTACAATCTTTTTGTGCGTTGTAGTGGGGAGGCGGAGATTATTTCTGTGAAGTCCAATGGCAATATTCTCCGCAGGAATACGTTTCGCGATTGCCGGGGGGCGTTGGTGCTTCGGCATGGAGATGGCAATGTGGTGTCTGAGAATTTCTTTTTTGGCGAGGGCGAACGCCGGGCTGGAGGTGTGCGCTTGCAGGGGACGGATCAGGTTGTTGTGAATAATTTGTTCCACTCGCTCAATGCGTTTGGGGTGGGTATGATGGATGGGGCGTCGGATGATCTCTATGTGCGGGTAGCGCGCGCGCTGATTGCGTTTAATACGTTTGTGGGGTGTAGTCCGGCGATGGTTGTGGGGCTAAATCACAGCAGGTATCCCAATGGTACGGCGCCTGTGGATTGTGTGATTGCAAATAATGCTTTTGTGAGATCCGATGGGACTGTGCGGCTGGTGCAGGACGATGAGCCAGTGAATTGGCGATGGGAGGGGAATGTGACGGATGGGGATTTGGGTATGCCCGCTCGGGATGGGATAAAAACTGGGCGGGTCGATGTGGCGTATCTGCCCAATGGGGTTGTTGCGCCGGCAGAGTCCAGTGGTCTGATTGGCAATGCAGAGGGGCATTATCCAGAGATTACGACAGATGTTTTGGGACATTCCCGGGGCGAGCGGAAGACGATTGGTTGCGTTGAGTTTCCGACGGGAACGGAGGACGGCGGTCCCTTAACTGCGGCAGATGTGGGGTCAGGGTGGTAG
- a CDS encoding intradiol ring-cleavage dioxygenase — translation MNRRDVLKRVGGVGLMGVGGLIMKACSKDLVTQGDDPLLDEGSCILIPRETAGPFPLNLSNNPEYFRRDIAEDISGVPLNLTLKVVNANAGCTPIVNARVDVWHCDTRGVYSGFSNQPGDVNASGQTFCRGIQLSDENGDATFTTVYPGWYPGRATHIHFQVFLNNGLVATSQLAFPEEINTAVFNTTEYSPRGQNPTKNTDDGLFRSPANAFQYQLTNVIANAATGGYDAALQVGIAV, via the coding sequence ATGAATCGAAGGGATGTTTTGAAGCGCGTAGGAGGTGTTGGTCTGATGGGCGTTGGAGGCCTGATTATGAAGGCTTGCAGCAAGGACCTGGTCACCCAGGGTGACGATCCTCTCCTGGATGAAGGAAGTTGCATTTTAATACCGCGAGAAACAGCAGGGCCTTTTCCATTAAATTTGAGCAATAATCCCGAATATTTTCGACGGGATATTGCGGAAGATATATCGGGCGTGCCGCTTAATTTGACTTTGAAAGTGGTGAATGCAAATGCTGGGTGTACGCCAATTGTCAATGCGCGCGTCGATGTATGGCATTGCGATACGCGTGGGGTTTATTCCGGATTTTCCAATCAACCTGGCGATGTAAATGCGAGTGGACAGACTTTTTGCCGGGGTATTCAGTTGAGTGACGAGAATGGAGATGCCACATTTACAACGGTTTATCCGGGATGGTATCCGGGCAGAGCAACGCATATTCATTTTCAAGTTTTTTTAAATAATGGATTGGTGGCAACATCGCAATTGGCTTTTCCCGAAGAAATCAATACGGCTGTGTTCAATACAACGGAATATTCTCCTCGGGGACAGAATCCCACGAAAAATACCGACGATGGCCTTTTTCGTTCGCCAGCCAATGCATTCCAATACCAACTGACAAATGTGATTGCCAATGCCGCGACGGGGGGCTATGATGCTGCGCTACAAGTTGGTATAGCAGTGTAA